The following coding sequences lie in one Lolium perenne isolate Kyuss_39 chromosome 2, Kyuss_2.0, whole genome shotgun sequence genomic window:
- the LOC127336707 gene encoding flavanone 3-dioxygenase 3: MLSHRTTLHPVLILHSKIGLWWSVNMSDDSKSIPPEQLPSDDLHPPPMPVINLGHLILEPETRSGVVEDIAKACHDLGYFQVINHGISQSVMDGAFEAALDFFKLPSEIKEEFASDDLRQPVRYDTSSKDGISMSRAFLKHYAHPLSDWMQYWPEKPPIYRKHMGTLAVEVRRVALQLMEAILEGMGLGKDYQHEKFEEGLQLMSVNCYPKESEGDAAIGLAPHSDYGFLTILLTSCRGLEVVDRNSNSWKVVQQLPHALHVHVGDHMEVLSNGRVKTVVHRAVLNPEEERISIASILGFALHEKVACAKELVDEQNPEKYKGSSFNDFLDFLTSNMDNKDRNFLGSIRM; the protein is encoded by the exons ATGTTATCCCATAGGACAACACTTCACCCTGTTCTGATTCTGCATAGTAAGATTGGACTCTGGTGGTCAGTCAACATGTCTGATGACTCAAAGAGTATCCCTCCGGAACAGCTGCCATCGGATGACCTCCACCCGCCGCCAATGCCGGTGATCAACCTGGGTCACCTTATTCTTGAACCCGAAACACGATCCGGTGTGGTAGAAGATATCGCCAAAGCATGCCATGATCTCGGGTACTTCCAG GTTATTAACCATGGGATCAGTCAATCTGTCATGGATGGTGCTTTTGAAGCAGCTTTAGATTTCTTCAAACTGCCAAGTGAGATAAAGGAAGAGTTTGCATCAGATGACCTTCGACAGCCCGTTAGATATGACACCAGCTCAAAGGATGGCATTAGTATGTCACGGGCATTCCTAAAGCATTATGCTCATCCCCTCAGTGATTGGATGCAATATTGGCCAGAAAAGCCACCAATCTACAG GAAACACATGGGAACTTTAGCTGTTGAAGTAAGGAGGGTGGCTTTGCAGCTCATGGAGGCGATACTTGAAGGCATGGGATTGGGAAAGGATTACCAACATGAGAAATTTGAAGAAGGATTGCAGCTAATGTCAGTGAATTGCTACCCTAAAGAATCAGAAGGTGATGCGGCGATAGGGCTGGCACCGCATTCTGATTACGGATTCCTTACCATCTTGCTCACAAGTTGTCGGGGCCTGGAGGTCGTTGATCGCAACAGCAACAGCTGGAAAGTGGTACAGCAACTCCCACATGCATTGCATGTACACGTAGGAGACCACATGGAAGTTCTGAGTAATGGTCGGGTAAAGACTGTTGTGCACCGTGCTGTTCTGAATCCTGAAGAAGAAAGGATCTCTATAGCTAGCATCCTTGGTTTTGCACTGCATGAGAAGGTCGCCTGTGCCAAAGAGCTAGTGGATGAACAAAATCCCGAAAAGTACAAAGGGAGCAGCTTCAATGACTTTCTAGATTTTCTCACAAGTAATATGGACAACAAGGACAGGAACTTTCTTGGGAGCATTAGGATGTGA